ACGAGTCCGATTACCACAGTCTTCGTCGAGAACAAATACTCATCGATGTAGTCGTCAAACAGAACACCCAGAATCCCCGCAGGAATCAAACCGACAATGACCGTAGCCAAATTCAGTCGAGGTCCGGCCTGAACCTCACGCTTACCCGCCAGTCTGTTGAGACCGAGCAAGCTCATGAACCGATCCCACATCAAAACCACGACAGCCAAAATCGAGCCGAGCTGAATGACAATTTTGAAGGTGTTGGCCACTTCAGGTGAGAACAAATCTTTCGTATGGAACAAAAAGTCATCCACGATGATCATGTGACCCGTAGAGGAAACAGGGGCAAACTCAGTCAAACCTTCTACTAGCCCCAGCACAATCGCAACAAAAGCTTCCCAGAGACCCAAAAATTCCACGCTCCTATGAATGATGTCCAAAATCAATAGGCAGCAGCCGCCCTGTAAAAGGCAGACTACCGCTTCTAGCATTATAACGTTCATCTCCGCTACAAAGTTACATCCTGATCGAAAAACATTCTAGTAAATTCCGGATAGATTGTCCCCACAGTGATAGCCATCTTGCTTTTCTTGATTTATATTAACTCTGCAAGATGTGAATCGAAAAGCTGCGTAGGAAGAAGCGAATTTCCAGTCCAAGCGCCTCTGGAGCCCGCCCCAGCGTAAGAATGAATGGCGGGGAATTTAAGCTTCACTTATGAACTACTTCCCCGAAACTCTACGTTTGAAGCGCTCCCGCCATTTATTCTGAAGCGGACAGTCAATCCCCCCTTGCGGGGCGTAGGCCGAAGCGTAGACTGGAAATTCGCTTCTTCCCCCACCCCAACCCCCTACCGATTCACATATTGCAACGTCCCATCCCCCATGTCACCAAGTCGCCAAAGCGCAATTTTCTCAATACCCGCTTTCTTTGCAACCGAAACCCATTGAGACAGCGTTTCTTCATCCGCATACCAGACTGTGTGCTTTTTGCCGTCTTCACCGATATAGTCAAAGTACAGACTGCCGCTCACTTTATCCCGCTTAGGTGGCTCGATACTCGACACAGCAAAGTCTGCTGCCTGCTTTTCCGTCACTGCCGTCACTTTTCCATCACTAGCCCAGTCAAATCCGCCTACAGATAGGGCCATGACTTTATCACCCGGCACTTTTTGCATGCGATGGGCAAGCTCCTCAATAAATGCATGATCAGCTTTGGGACCTGGCTCTGTATTCGTACCGTACAAATTATAAGCCATCATGACGTAAGTAGGACCCTTTGGCAATGCCAACTCTTCAATCGGCGCGCGCGGCTCCAATACGATGCGAAGTGACTTTCCCTCCTGCTCCATATGCTGATACAGGGTATGGATAAAAGTAAGGAAGTTGTCCCAGTCTTTCTCGTTAATTCTCTCATAATCAATTTCTAAACCATGAAAGCCATTCTGGATCACAGCATTCTTGATCTCCATAATGTGCTTGGTACGGCTTGCATCTGTCGCCATGAGCCGGCTGACAATCGACGGGTCCTTTTGAACCTGCGTACCATTACTGTTAAGACGATCATTCACAATGGTCAAATCGAGATCGACATAGCTACCCTGCTTCGATGCTTCCTTGATCTCAGGCATCGCC
The window above is part of the Brevibacillus brevis NBRC 100599 genome. Proteins encoded here:
- a CDS encoding glycosyl hydrolase family 18 protein, encoding MSNIKKRSIILTALLIVVCVILVWYMMKWNDTESLESVDAANNTTELSAWVVDWQWESGLEDFRRITDGLSSVQVFAAYFDENDKLHFTDRMTKAMPEIKEASKQGSYVDLDLTIVNDRLNSNGTQVQKDPSIVSRLMATDASRTKHIMEIKNAVIQNGFHGLEIDYERINEKDWDNFLTFIHTLYQHMEQEGKSLRIVLEPRAPIEELALPKGPTYVMMAYNLYGTNTEPGPKADHAFIEELAHRMQKVPGDKVMALSVGGFDWASDGKVTAVTEKQAADFAVSSIEPPKRDKVSGSLYFDYIGEDGKKHTVWYADEETLSQWVSVAKKAGIEKIALWRLGDMGDGTLQYVNR